A stretch of Pseudomonas sp. LRP2-20 DNA encodes these proteins:
- the sfnR gene encoding sigma54-dependent transcriptional activator SfnR codes for MQLLTLPPSPTLATSIRATAQVFEDPRSQALLAHLQQVAPSEASVLIIGETGTGKELVARHIHNLSGRRNGPFIAVNCGAFSESLVEAELFGHEKGAFTGALAAKAGWFEEANGGTLFLDEIGDLPLPIQVKLLRVLQEREVVRLGSRKSIPINVRVLAATNVQLEKAINAGHFREDLYYRLNVVTLQLHPLRDRPGDILPLARHFIRSYSERLGYGPVELSPKAQAKLVEYSWPGNIRELENVIHHSLLTCGDGLVQAQDLRLSNLRLERQEDGPANHGVEDLLQQAFSRLYEEQPGDLYEKVENALLRSAYHFCHYNQVHTAQLLGLSRNVTRTRLIAIGELVVNKRRVQAQQVLDTRVVRLSI; via the coding sequence ATGCAACTGCTGACCCTCCCCCCGTCACCGACATTGGCTACCTCGATCAGGGCGACCGCACAGGTCTTCGAAGACCCCAGGTCGCAGGCGCTGCTCGCCCACCTGCAACAGGTCGCCCCCAGCGAGGCCAGCGTCCTGATCATTGGCGAAACCGGCACGGGCAAGGAGCTGGTCGCGCGCCACATCCACAACCTCAGCGGCCGGCGCAACGGCCCGTTCATCGCGGTGAACTGCGGCGCGTTCTCCGAGTCGCTGGTGGAGGCCGAGCTGTTCGGTCATGAAAAAGGCGCCTTCACCGGCGCCCTGGCAGCCAAGGCCGGCTGGTTCGAAGAGGCCAACGGCGGCACGCTGTTCCTCGACGAGATCGGTGATCTGCCGCTGCCAATCCAGGTCAAGCTGCTGCGCGTGTTGCAGGAGCGCGAAGTGGTGCGCCTGGGGTCGCGCAAGAGCATCCCGATCAATGTGCGGGTGCTGGCGGCGACCAACGTGCAGCTGGAGAAAGCGATCAACGCCGGGCACTTCCGGGAAGACCTGTATTACCGGCTGAACGTGGTGACCCTGCAACTGCACCCGCTGCGCGACCGGCCGGGAGATATCCTGCCGCTGGCCCGGCATTTCATCCGCAGCTACAGCGAACGGCTGGGCTACGGGCCGGTGGAACTGAGCCCCAAGGCCCAGGCCAAGCTGGTCGAGTACAGCTGGCCAGGCAATATTCGCGAGCTGGAAAACGTCATCCACCACAGCCTGCTGACCTGCGGCGACGGGCTGGTGCAGGCGCAGGACCTGCGCCTGTCCAACCTGCGCCTGGAGCGCCAGGAGGATGGGCCGGCAAACCACGGCGTGGAGGACCTGCTGCAACAGGCGTTCAGCCGGTTGTACGAGGAACAGCCCGGGGATTTGTACGAGAAGGTCGAGAATGCCCTGCTGCGCTCGGCGTATCACTTCTGCCATTACAACCAGGTGCATACCGCGCAGTTGCTTGGGTTGTCGCGCAACGTCACGCGCACCCGGCTGATTGCGATCGGAGAGCTGGTGGTGAACAAGCGCCGGGTTCAGGCGCAACAGGTGCTGGATACGCGGGTGGTGCGGTTGTCTATCTGA
- a CDS encoding GNAT family N-acetyltransferase — translation MPYPTLPRTLSTPRTLLVRPAPAFAQQLQQALVDSYTLHQPFLAWAKPDWTLSEVRDSLQLSAEEFLDPAKEKRYFVLAAGSGEVIGCIGLRPGNDEYEVGYWANRASSGQGLMREALTCLLDAVDAPVWLTTDIDNHASQRLAERAGFVAAGSQLTEIDPSTPRPLYRRNPAGRR, via the coding sequence ATGCCCTACCCCACACTGCCCCGTACCCTGTCCACCCCACGCACGTTGCTGGTCCGCCCTGCCCCGGCTTTTGCCCAGCAGCTGCAACAGGCCCTGGTCGACAGCTACACCCTGCACCAACCGTTCCTGGCCTGGGCCAAGCCTGACTGGACCTTGAGTGAAGTGCGCGACAGCCTGCAACTAAGCGCCGAGGAGTTCCTCGACCCGGCCAAGGAAAAGCGCTATTTCGTGCTGGCCGCAGGCAGCGGCGAGGTGATCGGCTGCATCGGCCTGCGCCCCGGCAATGACGAGTACGAAGTGGGCTATTGGGCGAACCGCGCCAGCAGTGGCCAGGGCCTGATGCGCGAAGCGCTGACCTGCCTGCTGGATGCCGTGGATGCCCCGGTGTGGCTGACCACCGACATCGACAACCACGCCAGCCAGCGCCTGGCCGAACGTGCCGGGTTCGTGGCAGCTGGCAGCCAGCTGACCGAAATCGACCCGAGTACCCCACGGCCGCTGTACCGCCGCAACCCCGCCGGCCGTAGGTGA
- a CDS encoding glutathione S-transferase family protein: MSEYTLHCFAESGNAYKVALMLELTGQNWQAVFVDFFNGQTRDPQWRDEVNEQGEVPVLEHAGQRLTQSALILEYLAERTGQFGPRDDNEKREIWRWMLFDNHKFTSYYAALRFLLCLKQTGETEVTGFLRERATAAYRIVDAHLANAPFMVGGRLTIADLSLAGYVFMPEDTGIVLTEFSHIDAWKRRIQAVPGWKHPYDLMPRKA, encoded by the coding sequence ATGTCCGAATACACGCTGCATTGTTTTGCCGAATCCGGCAACGCCTACAAGGTTGCGCTGATGCTCGAACTCACCGGCCAGAACTGGCAAGCGGTGTTCGTAGATTTCTTCAACGGCCAGACCCGCGACCCGCAATGGCGCGACGAGGTCAACGAGCAGGGTGAAGTGCCGGTGCTGGAGCACGCCGGGCAACGGCTTACCCAGTCGGCGCTGATTCTTGAATACCTGGCCGAGCGTACCGGCCAGTTCGGCCCGCGCGACGACAACGAGAAGCGCGAGATCTGGCGCTGGATGCTGTTCGACAACCACAAGTTCACCAGCTACTACGCAGCGCTGCGTTTCCTGCTGTGCCTGAAGCAGACCGGCGAGACCGAAGTCACCGGCTTCCTGCGCGAGCGGGCCACGGCGGCCTACCGGATTGTCGATGCGCACCTGGCGAACGCGCCGTTCATGGTGGGTGGCCGGTTGACCATTGCCGACCTGTCGCTGGCGGGGTATGTGTTCATGCCGGAGGATACCGGCATCGTGCTGACCGAGTTCAGCCATATCGATGCGTGGAAACGGCGGATCCAGGCAGTGCCGGGGTGGAAGCATCCCTATGATCTGATGCCGCGGAAGGCGTAA
- a CDS encoding SpvB/TcaC N-terminal domain-containing protein: MLESSALSSQVSETPSSSFFTAPALPKGGGTVSIGGGMLSAGGPDGAAGWQLPLPSPAGRALSAQLTLQYSSGGGNSAFGAGWDCALPAVVRTTRFGFPTYRVGDRLAGPTGEEILSAGAPVKGRKAPFPGTASTFTVTPWCARHGAPAERLEHWVDEGAEDAPGFWLQWLADGSLSLYGWSPAARLQDPRIPEHVACWYLEETLSNHGEHVVYRYRGEDDAGCSGAELAAHPQVTHVYLAAVYAMNVTPSDDLLIPQGAFKESDFLTFTVFDYGERGADPEVPSPVEPQQPWPVREDCYSFWRYGFNTRIRRLCRDVLLWHRTARMAGKDDNTPERVARLHLEYDSSPVTSMLTSVWQVTHEAASAMPLLEFRLSLPGREEPGWEEVPELNGFWSPAWQLADLYGEGVPGVLFIDKGAWYYREPQRLPGKGADAITWAKAKRLKRQPNDAMGMLIDLNGDGKPDWLVTSTGLSGSFTLEPDGSWGGLVPLQALPSEFNHPHVQLTDLTGDSQSDVVLLRALGPKSVRLYPGNGTAGWLAALNQAYEGREPLPSMDTSEHALVAFADPAGSGQAHLLRITGQGVTMWPSLGYGRFADAIRIDGFKVEHFNASRVFLADTDGSGTSDILYMQPNGIRVFVSQSGNRYQEGAFIPAPTGVVLDNDCKLQVADLRGQGTADLLLTAHHATPDKQPRSWLYRFNDRRPWLLETVCDNAGSETQLTYRSSAQAWLDEKAQVLRRTGKAPVSYLPFPVHTLSRVTRVNRITGLQMGSETTYLGGVWDGKEREFAGFRRLIQTDTHALVNARATQLSPPARTCTWFYSGIEARDAVAEQAFTEMDGRFDPAAVRFTQWRDDGEQTLHPEPGSALRAWLFRGLRGQVMRVETYGDDDHPWAMRPYGVSRSRLQLRAYETADPQRPAVMATPVQTLSFTCERVPLDPVVQQQIILEQDAFGAVLQSVTIHYPRQLTETELKAEETARKIYPKTLPEGLIEASCDSQQYDCWVNLTRSTVHNLVSDDTFVVGLPDTVRKDVIHFTAAAVPQSGFTLEWLLENGLPLNDPTRITLAGYEKVVWRSADGQGVANRPTRQALVAYTRTAMLDKASLDVLRPTFEQTLLDLVQQALEAPDNHPEALLRVRRRLPALPHGTTLYPLLFAYLKEAPHDKAASAVMRAALKAVIAVGALRLRLLWSDDPALPEDLLKKVYRKSRVPDEYLCTVLTWFTQYEEEGSTDLAIMHDKVDAALAQEEEVGLFWRMLLSNLQSGTEAQQQVVHGWFNEVRTLLNTRVQAESLPELLKRGGYVAMSQLPDAPELADPHDPHDQGAPGIIGAPQVEELYAGHHGISLYHGAERFWLPHRVQENTVTGRTTLEYSPHAIAVCATTDAAGLINRIEAFDWRFISPIRMKDPNDNTHEVQLDALGRVMHTRFYGTETPGGSDQAIMSGYSPEIAFTPPATVDEAVALNLTKKVPVAQAFTIIADSWMPLALNPDGSVDSQRRCGELAWQRDAQRLRRDGIPVPDSMQGRTPPHVIQLQTDRYDSDPEQQVRVKVVLNGGGQVLQTAILNPAGEAFVRTQAGGLQTDDKDKAIIQHAKVRWAVTGKTEFDNKGQAVRVWLPFYLNDWRWVSDDSAREGIYADTHYYDALGREYKVVCANGEDVEGEWANYERRVQVYPWFTVSEDENDTWAEVIELARARARRTIH; this comes from the coding sequence ATGCTTGAATCTTCCGCACTTTCTTCACAGGTATCGGAAACCCCCAGCTCGTCATTCTTCACTGCCCCCGCGCTGCCCAAAGGCGGCGGCACCGTCTCCATCGGCGGTGGCATGCTCTCCGCCGGCGGCCCGGACGGTGCTGCCGGCTGGCAATTGCCGCTGCCATCTCCGGCCGGCCGGGCGCTGTCGGCCCAGCTGACCCTGCAATACTCCTCAGGCGGCGGCAACAGCGCGTTCGGTGCCGGCTGGGACTGCGCGCTGCCGGCCGTGGTGCGCACGACCCGCTTCGGCTTCCCGACGTACAGGGTCGGCGATCGCCTGGCCGGGCCTACAGGTGAGGAGATCCTGAGTGCCGGTGCACCGGTCAAGGGCCGCAAGGCACCGTTCCCCGGTACTGCCAGCACGTTTACCGTCACCCCTTGGTGCGCCCGTCATGGGGCCCCGGCGGAGCGCCTGGAGCACTGGGTGGACGAGGGTGCCGAGGACGCCCCTGGTTTCTGGTTGCAATGGCTGGCCGATGGCAGTTTGTCCTTGTACGGCTGGTCGCCCGCGGCCCGATTGCAAGACCCGCGAATCCCCGAGCATGTCGCCTGCTGGTACCTCGAAGAAACGCTATCCAACCATGGCGAGCATGTGGTCTATCGCTACCGCGGCGAAGACGATGCAGGCTGCAGCGGGGCCGAACTCGCGGCCCACCCGCAGGTCACCCATGTATACCTGGCTGCTGTCTATGCCATGAACGTCACGCCTTCCGATGACTTGCTGATTCCACAGGGCGCGTTCAAGGAGAGTGATTTCCTGACCTTTACCGTGTTTGATTACGGCGAACGGGGGGCCGACCCTGAAGTACCGTCACCCGTTGAACCGCAGCAGCCATGGCCCGTTCGTGAGGACTGCTATTCATTCTGGCGCTACGGCTTCAACACGCGTATTCGCCGCCTGTGCCGCGATGTCCTGCTGTGGCATCGCACGGCCCGTATGGCAGGGAAGGACGACAATACACCCGAACGGGTCGCCCGCCTGCACCTGGAGTACGACAGCAGCCCAGTGACCAGCATGCTGACATCCGTGTGGCAGGTCACCCATGAAGCCGCCAGCGCAATGCCATTGTTGGAATTCAGGCTGAGCCTTCCCGGTCGTGAAGAACCCGGTTGGGAAGAGGTTCCCGAGCTCAACGGCTTCTGGTCGCCCGCGTGGCAGTTGGCCGACCTCTACGGCGAGGGCGTACCGGGCGTGCTCTTCATCGACAAAGGCGCCTGGTATTACCGTGAGCCGCAGCGTTTGCCCGGCAAGGGGGCGGATGCCATCACCTGGGCCAAGGCGAAGCGCTTGAAACGCCAGCCTAACGACGCGATGGGCATGCTGATCGACCTCAATGGCGACGGCAAACCGGATTGGCTGGTGACGTCCACAGGGCTGAGCGGCAGTTTTACCCTGGAGCCGGACGGTAGCTGGGGGGGATTGGTGCCGTTGCAGGCGTTGCCGAGCGAATTCAACCACCCGCATGTGCAACTGACCGACCTGACCGGCGACAGCCAGAGCGATGTGGTGCTGTTGCGTGCCCTGGGGCCCAAAAGCGTGCGCCTTTACCCTGGCAATGGCACGGCCGGTTGGCTGGCCGCACTCAATCAGGCCTACGAGGGGCGTGAGCCCTTGCCCTCGATGGACACCTCCGAGCATGCGCTGGTGGCCTTCGCCGATCCGGCCGGCAGCGGCCAGGCGCATCTGCTGCGTATCACCGGCCAGGGCGTGACGATGTGGCCTTCGCTGGGCTATGGCCGCTTTGCCGATGCCATCAGGATCGACGGTTTCAAGGTCGAGCACTTCAATGCATCACGGGTGTTCCTGGCCGATACCGACGGCTCAGGCACCAGCGATATCCTCTATATGCAACCGAACGGCATTCGCGTGTTCGTCAGCCAGAGCGGCAATCGTTACCAGGAAGGCGCGTTCATTCCGGCGCCAACCGGCGTGGTGCTGGATAACGATTGCAAGCTTCAGGTGGCCGACCTGCGCGGCCAGGGCACTGCCGATCTGTTGTTGACGGCGCACCATGCAACGCCGGACAAACAGCCGCGCAGCTGGCTGTACCGCTTCAACGACCGCCGCCCCTGGCTGTTGGAGACGGTGTGTGACAACGCCGGCAGCGAGACCCAGTTGACGTACCGCAGTTCGGCCCAGGCCTGGCTCGACGAAAAGGCGCAAGTGCTGCGCCGCACCGGCAAGGCACCGGTCAGCTACCTGCCGTTCCCGGTCCATACGCTCAGCCGGGTGACCCGGGTCAACCGGATCACCGGTTTGCAGATGGGCAGCGAAACCACCTACCTGGGCGGCGTGTGGGACGGCAAGGAACGCGAGTTCGCCGGCTTCAGGCGGTTGATCCAGACCGATACCCACGCCTTGGTGAACGCCAGGGCCACCCAGCTGTCACCACCGGCCAGGACCTGCACGTGGTTCTACTCGGGCATCGAGGCGCGGGACGCGGTTGCGGAGCAGGCCTTTACCGAGATGGACGGCCGCTTCGATCCCGCTGCCGTGCGTTTCACCCAATGGCGCGATGATGGCGAGCAGACGTTGCACCCCGAGCCCGGCTCAGCGCTGCGCGCCTGGCTGTTCCGTGGCCTGCGTGGCCAGGTGATGCGCGTGGAAACCTATGGCGACGACGACCATCCCTGGGCCATGCGGCCTTATGGTGTCAGCCGGTCAAGGCTGCAGCTGCGCGCCTATGAAACGGCCGACCCGCAACGGCCTGCGGTCATGGCCACACCCGTGCAGACCCTGTCGTTTACCTGTGAACGCGTCCCCCTGGACCCGGTGGTTCAACAGCAGATCATCCTCGAGCAGGATGCCTTTGGTGCGGTCTTGCAGAGCGTCACCATTCATTACCCCCGACAGCTCACGGAAACCGAGCTCAAAGCTGAAGAAACAGCGCGCAAGATCTACCCGAAAACCTTGCCCGAAGGCCTGATCGAGGCCAGTTGCGACTCGCAGCAATACGATTGCTGGGTCAACCTGACGCGCAGCACGGTGCACAACCTGGTCAGCGACGATACCTTTGTCGTCGGCCTGCCGGATACCGTGCGCAAGGATGTCATTCACTTCACGGCGGCCGCTGTACCGCAGTCGGGGTTCACCCTGGAATGGCTGCTGGAGAACGGGTTGCCATTGAACGACCCAACCCGGATCACCCTGGCCGGCTACGAGAAAGTGGTCTGGCGCAGCGCCGATGGCCAAGGCGTAGCCAACCGCCCGACGCGCCAGGCGCTGGTCGCCTACACCCGCACCGCGATGCTCGACAAGGCCTCGCTGGATGTGTTGCGGCCAACCTTCGAGCAGACCTTGCTCGACCTGGTGCAGCAAGCGCTGGAGGCCCCCGATAATCACCCTGAGGCCTTGCTGCGGGTGCGTCGGCGTCTGCCGGCGCTGCCGCACGGCACAACGCTTTATCCCTTGCTGTTCGCTTATCTGAAGGAGGCGCCGCATGATAAAGCCGCCAGTGCGGTGATGCGCGCGGCGTTGAAGGCGGTGATCGCGGTGGGTGCGCTGCGACTGCGGCTGCTCTGGTCCGATGACCCTGCATTGCCAGAGGACCTGCTGAAAAAGGTCTACCGGAAAAGTCGAGTACCGGATGAGTACCTGTGCACAGTGCTGACCTGGTTTACCCAGTATGAAGAGGAAGGCAGCACCGACTTGGCCATCATGCATGACAAGGTCGATGCCGCCCTGGCCCAGGAGGAGGAGGTAGGACTGTTCTGGCGCATGCTGCTGTCGAACTTGCAATCGGGCACCGAGGCGCAGCAGCAAGTCGTACACGGATGGTTCAACGAGGTGCGCACGCTGTTGAACACCCGCGTGCAAGCCGAGTCATTACCCGAACTGCTCAAGCGCGGCGGCTACGTCGCCATGAGCCAGCTACCTGACGCGCCGGAACTGGCCGATCCGCATGACCCCCATGACCAAGGTGCACCGGGTATCATCGGCGCCCCGCAGGTCGAGGAGCTCTACGCCGGGCACCACGGCATCAGCCTGTACCACGGTGCCGAAAGATTCTGGTTACCCCACCGCGTGCAGGAAAACACCGTCACCGGCCGGACCACGCTGGAATATTCGCCCCATGCCATCGCGGTATGCGCGACGACCGATGCGGCGGGCCTGATTAACCGAATCGAGGCATTCGACTGGCGCTTCATCAGCCCGATACGCATGAAGGACCCCAACGACAACACCCATGAAGTGCAGTTGGATGCCCTGGGCCGTGTCATGCACACGCGTTTCTACGGCACGGAAACACCTGGCGGCAGTGACCAGGCGATCATGAGCGGCTACAGCCCCGAAATAGCCTTCACGCCGCCGGCGACGGTCGATGAAGCAGTGGCATTGAACTTGACCAAGAAGGTGCCAGTGGCCCAGGCGTTCACCATCATTGCCGACAGCTGGATGCCTCTGGCGCTGAACCCCGACGGCAGCGTCGACAGTCAACGGCGTTGCGGCGAGTTGGCCTGGCAACGCGACGCGCAGCGCCTGCGGCGTGATGGCATTCCTGTTCCAGACAGCATGCAGGGCCGCACGCCGCCCCACGTCATCCAGCTGCAGACCGACCGCTACGACAGCGACCCCGAGCAGCAGGTCAGGGTCAAGGTGGTGCTCAACGGCGGCGGTCAGGTTTTGCAAACCGCCATTCTCAACCCCGCGGGCGAAGCCTTCGTGCGCACCCAGGCCGGTGGCCTGCAGACCGACGACAAGGACAAGGCCATCATCCAGCATGCCAAGGTGCGTTGGGCGGTGACCGGCAAGACCGAGTTCGACAACAAGGGCCAGGCGGTGCGCGTGTGGTTGCCGTTCTACCTCAACGACTGGCGTTGGGTCAGCGACGACAGCGCACGCGAAGGCATCTACGCCGACACCCACTACTACGATGCCCTGGGCCGTGAGTACAAGGTGGTGTGCGCCAACGGCGAGGACGTGGAAGGCGAGTGGGCGAACTACGAACGGCGGGTGCAGGTGTATCCGTGGTTCACCGTGTCGGAAGACGAGAACGACACCTGGGCCGAGGTCATCGAACTGGCGCGGGCCAGGGCCCGGCGGACCATTCATTGA